In one window of Acidimicrobiales bacterium DNA:
- a CDS encoding YajQ family cyclic di-GMP-binding protein, with the protein MPSFDVTSEVDLQEVRNAVDQASREVVNRFDFKNTGTTIELGDGEILMATANEDRLSALRQVLEEKLVKRKVSLKAIDYETVEEASGGTVRQKATLAAGISSDKARELNRFIKDLKMKGIQSQAQGDQLRVTGKKRDQLQDVIAALKEADFGIPLQFGNFRD; encoded by the coding sequence GTGCCGAGTTTCGACGTCACATCCGAGGTCGACCTCCAGGAGGTCCGCAACGCCGTGGACCAGGCGAGCCGTGAGGTCGTCAACCGGTTCGACTTCAAGAACACCGGCACCACGATCGAACTCGGCGACGGCGAGATCCTGATGGCGACAGCCAACGAGGACCGCCTGAGCGCTCTGCGCCAGGTTCTCGAAGAGAAGCTCGTCAAGCGCAAGGTCTCGCTCAAGGCGATCGACTACGAGACCGTCGAAGAGGCCTCGGGCGGCACCGTCCGCCAGAAAGCCACCCTCGCTGCCGGGATCTCCTCCGACAAGGCACGCGAGCTCAACCGCTTCATCAAGGACCTCAAGATGAAGGGGATCCAGTCCCAGGCACAGGGCGACCAGTTGCGGGTCACCGGCAAGAAGCGCGACCAGCTCCAGGACGTCATCGCCGCGCTCAAGGAAGCCGACTTCGGCATTCCGCTGCAGTTCGGGAACTTCAGGGACTGA
- a CDS encoding alpha/beta fold hydrolase, with product MRRSLAAMAVVVGLVAAGCTVDPGIDLAEQANPPADATPTPSAEDPIPTPTPTPDASGGTPEPADRTRPVPGEAASAELLTDLGEFDRVDCASFDLADLATGPPPSCGLFTVPETWEDPDADATVTIPVVVFDATGTALDDPVVYLEGGPGGHAVETIAFSYDVLVAPYRDTRDVIIYDQRGAGLSNPSLQCDEALELARDLLDEDVDEDELTERDTAAETACRDRLLDDGVDLTSYHSVASAHDLEAMRLALGYGPWNVLGISYGTRLGQTYVRMYPDAARALVLDSILPVAADTASVFTPNAARAFEALFDACEALADCARTYADLRNRFFALVDALDADPVGAPATDNLTGQTYPLVVVDGESLLQITFGALYSPVLFAAIPQLVAELEEGTTDLLSSFLSIEVTNLGFTSVGMLISVECHEEISFGDPADIETALTGDPYYDRFADSANARPFYETCERWPAGSAPAVENEPVTSDVPTLLMGGALDPITPPSAIDDVAEGFSRSFGVRFRWEGHGPGADECGSSIIREFFDAPTSAPSAQCADAEPPVFVRRPVGELTLEPVVVSGAGLATLETLAPVEWDNQGLGVWARSDSLADPSLLAQFAFPFAIDREATLELTLSSFGVDGEPRPRTPLTTPDGQTYDRWRVEAPGATWDIAIGDDTVIAVAAYPDEIDEVVSTLAPVYDAASTS from the coding sequence GTGAGAAGATCGCTGGCGGCGATGGCCGTCGTCGTCGGACTCGTCGCCGCGGGGTGCACGGTGGACCCCGGGATCGACCTCGCCGAACAGGCGAACCCTCCCGCCGACGCGACGCCGACACCCTCGGCTGAAGACCCCATCCCCACCCCCACCCCGACACCCGACGCGAGCGGAGGCACCCCCGAGCCCGCCGACCGCACGCGACCCGTGCCGGGCGAGGCGGCGTCCGCTGAGCTCCTGACCGACCTCGGAGAGTTCGACCGGGTCGACTGCGCGTCCTTCGACCTCGCCGATCTGGCGACGGGACCGCCGCCGTCATGTGGCCTGTTCACCGTTCCCGAGACGTGGGAGGACCCTGACGCCGACGCCACCGTCACTATTCCCGTGGTGGTCTTCGACGCCACCGGCACAGCCCTCGACGACCCGGTCGTGTATCTCGAAGGAGGCCCGGGAGGGCATGCGGTCGAGACGATCGCATTCTCCTACGACGTCCTCGTGGCGCCCTACCGCGACACCCGCGACGTCATCATCTACGACCAGCGGGGGGCCGGTCTGTCGAACCCGTCGCTTCAGTGCGACGAGGCCCTGGAACTCGCACGCGACCTCCTCGACGAGGACGTCGACGAGGACGAACTGACCGAACGTGACACGGCGGCCGAGACCGCGTGTCGCGACAGACTCCTCGACGACGGGGTGGATCTCACCAGCTACCACAGCGTCGCGAGCGCCCACGATCTCGAGGCCATGCGCCTGGCGCTCGGCTACGGGCCGTGGAACGTGTTGGGCATCTCGTACGGGACCCGGCTGGGACAGACCTATGTACGGATGTACCCCGACGCTGCGCGGGCGCTCGTTCTCGATTCGATCCTCCCGGTCGCCGCCGACACGGCATCCGTCTTCACCCCGAACGCCGCGCGCGCCTTCGAGGCGCTGTTCGACGCCTGCGAGGCCCTCGCCGACTGTGCCCGGACCTACGCCGACCTGCGAAACCGCTTCTTCGCGCTGGTGGACGCTCTCGACGCGGACCCGGTGGGCGCACCGGCCACCGACAACCTGACGGGCCAGACGTACCCGCTCGTGGTGGTCGACGGCGAGTCGCTCCTCCAGATCACATTCGGCGCTCTCTACTCCCCCGTTCTCTTCGCGGCGATACCCCAACTCGTCGCGGAACTCGAGGAGGGAACCACCGATCTGTTGTCGTCGTTCCTGTCGATCGAGGTCACCAACCTCGGCTTCACATCGGTCGGCATGCTCATCAGTGTCGAATGCCACGAAGAGATCTCCTTCGGCGACCCCGCCGACATCGAGACCGCGCTCACCGGGGACCCCTACTACGACCGCTTCGCCGACAGCGCCAACGCCCGCCCCTTCTACGAGACGTGCGAACGGTGGCCGGCCGGCAGCGCGCCCGCGGTCGAGAACGAGCCGGTGACGAGCGACGTACCGACCCTGCTGATGGGCGGTGCGCTGGATCCCATCACGCCGCCGAGTGCCATCGACGACGTCGCCGAGGGATTCTCGCGGAGCTTCGGTGTGCGGTTCCGGTGGGAGGGTCACGGACCCGGCGCGGACGAATGCGGTTCATCGATCATCAGAGAGTTCTTCGACGCCCCGACGTCGGCTCCGTCAGCGCAGTGTGCGGACGCGGAACCACCCGTCTTCGTCCGGCGACCCGTCGGCGAGCTGACCCTCGAACCCGTCGTCGTGTCGGGGGCGGGGCTGGCGACCCTCGAGACGCTGGCACCGGTCGAGTGGGACAACCAGGGACTCGGCGTGTGGGCCCGCTCGGACTCACTCGCCGATCCGTCCCTGCTGGCCCAGTTCGCGTTCCCGTTCGCCATCGACCGGGAGGCCACGTTGGAGTTGACGCTCTCGTCGTTCGGCGTCGACGGCGAGCCGCGGCCCCGGACACCGCTGACAACCCCGGACGGTCAGACCTATGACCGCTGGCGGGTCGAAGCGCCCGGCGCCACATGGGACATCGCGATCGGCGACGACACCGTGATCGCCGTGGCGGCGTACCCCGACGAGATCGACGAAGTGGTCAGCACTCTCGCACCGGTCTACGACGCCGCCTCGACGTCCTGA
- the rplA gene encoding 50S ribosomal protein L1 codes for MAKNGKRYLDASRRFDPERLHPAGEALDLVRTLATAKFDETVELVVRLGVDPRRAEEMLRGTVALPAGTGKDVRIAVFAEGDAAAAARDAGADFVGGDDLAAEIDGGMMDFDVAIATPDMMPTVGRLGRVLGPRGLMPNPKTGTVTDDVAKAVEEFKGGRVEYRTDKQANVHVPIGKVSFEPADLDRNLRAVMDELVRVRPAAAKGRYVKKMALSSTMGPGVNVDPGEFAVA; via the coding sequence ATGGCGAAGAACGGTAAGCGCTATCTGGACGCATCGCGACGGTTCGACCCCGAGCGACTCCACCCTGCCGGCGAGGCACTCGACCTGGTTCGTACGCTCGCCACGGCCAAGTTCGACGAGACGGTCGAGCTCGTCGTGCGGCTGGGCGTCGACCCCCGCCGTGCCGAGGAGATGCTCCGTGGCACCGTCGCGCTGCCCGCAGGCACCGGCAAGGACGTCAGGATCGCTGTCTTCGCCGAGGGCGATGCTGCGGCGGCCGCCCGTGATGCAGGCGCCGACTTCGTCGGCGGTGACGACCTGGCTGCCGAGATCGACGGCGGGATGATGGACTTCGACGTCGCCATAGCGACGCCCGACATGATGCCGACCGTGGGTCGCCTCGGGCGGGTGCTGGGCCCCCGTGGGCTCATGCCGAACCCCAAGACGGGCACCGTGACCGACGACGTCGCGAAGGCCGTCGAGGAGTTCAAGGGCGGTCGCGTCGAGTACCGCACCGACAAGCAGGCCAACGTCCACGTCCCGATCGGCAAGGTGAGCTTCGAACCGGCCGACCTCGACCGCAACCTGCGGGCGGTCATGGACGAACTCGTGCGGGTTCGTCCCGCAGCGGCCAAGGGTCGCTACGTGAAGAAGATGGCGCTCAGCTCGACGATGGGTCCCGGTGTCAACGTGGATCCCGGCGAGTTCGCGGTGGCCTGA
- the rplJ gene encoding 50S ribosomal protein L10, translating into MENPRPEKVAAVQEVRERLSEASAVVLTEYRGLDVPSMATLRKSLAEAGATYKVYKNTLVRLAARELGLDIEEMLTGPTALAFAMPAEEGGRGDAVGMAKALREFADGNDLLIIKGGLLDDKFLSTEEIIALSKLASRDELLARLAGGLAAPMQQFAALLAAVPSKFAYALQALIDAGGAPGAPVDVPVAEGGDDSASGSDDTAEGGDDSASGSDDTATTGSDEPEENDQTEEDQE; encoded by the coding sequence ATGGAGAATCCACGACCGGAGAAGGTCGCAGCGGTGCAGGAGGTGCGTGAGCGCCTGTCCGAAGCGAGCGCGGTGGTCCTCACGGAGTACCGCGGTCTCGACGTGCCATCGATGGCGACGCTGCGTAAGTCGCTCGCTGAAGCCGGTGCCACCTACAAGGTCTACAAGAACACCCTGGTGCGCCTGGCTGCGCGTGAGTTGGGCCTCGACATCGAGGAGATGCTCACGGGTCCGACGGCACTCGCCTTTGCGATGCCGGCCGAAGAGGGCGGTCGCGGTGACGCGGTCGGGATGGCCAAGGCTCTGCGTGAGTTCGCGGACGGCAACGACCTGCTCATCATCAAGGGTGGCCTCCTCGACGACAAGTTCCTGAGCACCGAAGAGATCATCGCTCTGTCGAAGCTCGCGTCCCGCGACGAACTGCTCGCGCGGCTCGCCGGTGGGCTCGCCGCACCGATGCAGCAGTTCGCTGCGCTTCTGGCGGCGGTGCCGTCGAAGTTCGCGTACGCGCTGCAGGCCCTCATCGACGCGGGTGGCGCCCCCGGTGCCCCGGTCGATGTTCCCGTAGCCGAAGGCGGCGACGACTCTGCCTCCGGCAGCGACGACACAGCCGAAGGCGGCGACGACTCTGCCTCCGGCAGCGACGACACAGCCACGACGGGTTCTGACGAGCCCGAAGAGAACGACCAGACCGAAGAAGACCAGGAGTGA
- the nusG gene encoding transcription termination/antitermination protein NusG, with protein MHTQSGYEKRVKQNLEARTQSMNMEGRIHEIVIPMEDVVEFKNGKKVVVQKKVFPGYLLVRCYLDDDSWYVIRNTPGVTGFVGAGSKPTPLPRRDVEAFLQVKPEGDEVQKRSRPRLQYEMGETVRVKEGPFADFSGEVIEINPDQLKVKVLVNIFGRETPVELEFAQVAKL; from the coding sequence GTGCACACCCAGTCCGGCTACGAGAAGCGCGTCAAGCAGAACCTCGAGGCCCGCACCCAGTCGATGAACATGGAGGGGCGGATCCACGAGATCGTCATCCCCATGGAAGACGTCGTGGAGTTCAAGAACGGCAAGAAGGTCGTCGTACAGAAGAAGGTCTTCCCCGGTTACCTGCTCGTGCGCTGCTACCTCGACGACGACTCCTGGTACGTGATCCGCAACACCCCCGGTGTGACGGGTTTCGTCGGTGCGGGCTCCAAGCCGACCCCGTTGCCTCGGCGAGACGTGGAGGCGTTCCTTCAGGTCAAGCCCGAGGGCGACGAGGTCCAGAAGCGCAGCCGTCCGCGTCTGCAGTACGAGATGGGCGAGACGGTCCGCGTCAAGGAGGGCCCGTTCGCGGACTTCTCCGGCGAGGTGATCGAGATCAACCCCGACCAGCTCAAGGTCAAGGTTCTCGTCAACATCTTCGGCCGCGAGACTCCGGTCGAGTTGGAGTTCGCGCAGGTCGCCAAGCTCTGA
- a CDS encoding DNA-directed RNA polymerase subunit beta: MSSRSAVRERYSFGNLDDVLELPDLIAIQRKSFDWLLAEGLSEAFRDISPIKDFSETLQLELEFDPTDEDLRPPPKFSVEECKEKDMTYSAPIFVRARFMNQATGEIKEQTVFMGDFPMMTDKGTFIINGTERVVVSQLVRSPGVIFQPGERYRLRNLTKHQLVTGTIHPYRGEWMEFDVEQKPGKDVTAGTRVARKRRLSIFVLLRALGLDEENEPGFLQRFVDHFDFLEGQWEKDRDLAPTQDEALLEIYKRARPGEPPSTESARSYFKNAFFESRRYDLSRVGRYKLNRKLKPELEKIEKLFGIEVDRPESDQSVLSTGEVLATCTYLLHLAKGEPGYRLDDQDHFANRRIRSVGELIQNQVRIGLSRMERVVRERMTTQDVEAITPQTLINIRPVVAAIKEFFGTSQLSQFMDQVNPLSGLTHRRRLSALGPGGLSRERAGFEVRDVHFSHYGRMCPIETPEGPNIGLIGALATYARVNSFGFIESPYRTVRDGKVTNEIVYLAADEEEEYVVAQANAPLDDEGDFINDRVLVRRSPQAASLSDLKLQLEQDVFFGATTEISYAPPAEVQLMDVSPKQIVSIATALIPFLEHDDANRALMGANMQRQAVPLLRAEAPYVGTGVESRAASDAADMVIADDDGVVTDVDGTSIKVTYDNGTKRVYRLLKFERSNQDTSINQKVRVSEGDKVKKGQVLADGPSTDNGELALGKNLLVAFMPWEGYNFEDAIILSERLVRDDVLTSIHIHEHEVDARDTKLGPEEITRDIPNLSDEILADLDERGIIRVGAEVGPGDVLVGKVTPKGETELTPEERLLRAIFGEKAREVRDTSLKVPHGETGKVIDVKVFNRDEAHELPPGVNQLVRVYVAQKRKISVGDKLAGRHGNKGVISKILPLEDMPFTADGNQVDIILNPLGVPSRMNVGQVLEAHLGYAARWGWEVDGENVGHDPIRNTETKTRPTTTPSTLVGTPVFDGAHWDETERSGKHPTIQKILENLHPETVDGERLIGRDGKTQLYNGRTGEPYDNRVMVGYMYILKLAHLVDDKIHARSTGPYSMITQQPLGGKAQFGGQRFGEMEVWALEAYGAAYCLQELLTIKSDDVLGRVKVYEAIVKGDNIPEPGIPESFKVLIKEMQALCINVEVLSVDGQEIEMRELDEDIFRTAEELGIDLSRPERGSDEEDARRAAQRSGV; the protein is encoded by the coding sequence GTGTCTTCACGCTCCGCCGTCCGCGAGCGCTACTCGTTCGGCAACCTCGACGATGTTCTCGAGCTTCCCGACCTCATCGCGATCCAGCGAAAGTCCTTCGACTGGCTGTTGGCGGAGGGCCTGAGCGAGGCCTTCCGCGACATCAGTCCGATCAAGGACTTCTCCGAGACGCTCCAGCTGGAGCTGGAGTTCGACCCCACCGATGAGGATCTGCGCCCGCCGCCGAAGTTCTCGGTGGAGGAGTGCAAAGAGAAGGACATGACCTACTCCGCGCCCATCTTCGTGCGGGCCCGGTTCATGAACCAGGCCACCGGGGAGATCAAGGAGCAGACGGTCTTCATGGGGGACTTCCCGATGATGACCGACAAGGGCACGTTCATCATCAACGGCACCGAGCGTGTGGTCGTGTCCCAGCTCGTACGGTCACCGGGCGTCATCTTCCAGCCCGGTGAGCGGTACCGGCTGCGTAACCTCACCAAGCACCAGCTCGTGACCGGCACCATCCACCCCTACCGGGGTGAGTGGATGGAGTTCGACGTCGAGCAGAAGCCCGGTAAGGACGTGACCGCCGGTACCCGTGTGGCCCGCAAGCGTCGCCTCAGCATCTTCGTGCTGTTGCGGGCGCTCGGCCTGGACGAGGAGAACGAGCCCGGTTTCCTGCAGCGCTTCGTGGATCACTTCGACTTCCTCGAAGGCCAGTGGGAGAAGGACCGTGACCTCGCTCCCACCCAGGACGAGGCGCTGCTCGAGATCTACAAGCGTGCGCGTCCCGGTGAGCCGCCGTCGACGGAGTCCGCACGGTCGTACTTCAAGAACGCCTTCTTCGAGTCGCGTCGCTACGACCTGTCACGGGTCGGCCGCTACAAGCTGAACCGCAAACTCAAACCCGAACTCGAAAAGATCGAGAAGCTCTTCGGCATCGAGGTCGACCGTCCCGAGTCGGACCAGTCGGTGCTGTCGACGGGCGAGGTCCTCGCGACCTGTACCTACCTGCTCCATCTCGCCAAGGGCGAGCCGGGCTACCGCCTCGACGACCAGGATCACTTCGCGAACCGCCGCATCCGCTCGGTCGGCGAGCTCATCCAGAACCAGGTCCGCATCGGCCTGTCGCGCATGGAGCGGGTCGTGCGTGAGCGCATGACCACCCAGGACGTCGAGGCCATCACGCCCCAGACCCTGATCAACATCCGCCCGGTGGTCGCCGCCATCAAGGAGTTCTTCGGGACCAGCCAGCTGTCGCAGTTCATGGACCAGGTGAACCCGCTGTCGGGGCTCACCCACCGTCGTCGTCTCTCGGCGCTCGGCCCGGGCGGCCTGTCGCGTGAGCGCGCCGGCTTCGAGGTCCGTGACGTCCACTTCTCGCACTACGGGCGCATGTGTCCGATCGAGACGCCCGAGGGTCCCAACATCGGGCTCATCGGAGCACTCGCGACCTATGCCCGGGTCAACAGCTTCGGGTTCATCGAGTCGCCGTACCGAACGGTGCGCGACGGCAAGGTCACCAACGAGATCGTGTATCTCGCGGCCGATGAGGAGGAGGAGTACGTCGTCGCGCAGGCGAACGCCCCCCTCGACGACGAGGGTGACTTCATCAACGACCGGGTGCTGGTGCGCCGTTCGCCCCAGGCTGCGTCGCTGTCGGATCTGAAGCTCCAGCTCGAACAGGACGTCTTCTTCGGAGCCACGACCGAGATCTCCTACGCGCCGCCGGCCGAGGTCCAGTTGATGGACGTCTCGCCCAAGCAGATCGTGTCGATCGCCACGGCGCTGATCCCGTTCCTCGAGCACGATGACGCCAACCGGGCGCTCATGGGCGCCAACATGCAGCGTCAGGCGGTGCCGCTGCTGCGGGCCGAGGCCCCCTACGTGGGCACCGGTGTCGAGTCACGGGCGGCCTCCGACGCCGCCGACATGGTGATCGCCGATGACGACGGTGTCGTCACCGACGTCGACGGCACGTCCATAAAGGTGACCTACGACAACGGCACCAAGCGGGTCTACCGCCTCTTGAAGTTCGAGCGTTCGAACCAGGACACCTCGATCAACCAGAAGGTGCGGGTCTCCGAAGGCGACAAGGTGAAGAAGGGCCAGGTCCTCGCGGACGGCCCCAGCACCGACAACGGCGAACTCGCGCTCGGCAAGAACCTGCTCGTGGCATTCATGCCCTGGGAGGGCTACAACTTCGAGGACGCGATCATCCTGTCGGAGCGTCTCGTGCGCGACGACGTTCTGACCTCGATCCACATCCACGAGCACGAGGTCGACGCCCGCGACACGAAGCTCGGCCCCGAGGAGATCACCCGGGACATCCCGAACCTCTCCGACGAGATCCTCGCGGATCTCGACGAGCGGGGGATCATCCGGGTGGGCGCCGAGGTCGGCCCCGGCGACGTGCTGGTCGGCAAGGTGACGCCCAAGGGCGAGACCGAGCTGACCCCCGAGGAACGCCTCCTGCGGGCGATCTTCGGTGAGAAGGCCCGCGAGGTCCGCGACACCTCGCTGAAGGTCCCCCACGGCGAGACCGGCAAGGTAATCGACGTCAAGGTCTTCAACCGCGACGAGGCCCACGAGCTCCCGCCCGGCGTGAACCAGCTGGTGCGGGTCTATGTGGCCCAGAAGCGCAAGATCTCGGTGGGCGACAAGCTCGCCGGGCGCCACGGGAACAAGGGCGTCATCTCGAAGATCCTGCCGCTGGAGGACATGCCCTTCACCGCGGACGGCAATCAGGTCGACATCATCTTGAACCCGTTGGGCGTTCCCTCACGGATGAACGTGGGCCAGGTCCTCGAGGCGCACCTCGGCTACGCGGCGCGCTGGGGCTGGGAGGTCGACGGCGAGAACGTCGGCCACGACCCCATCCGCAACACCGAGACCAAGACGCGTCCGACCACCACTCCCTCGACGCTCGTCGGTACACCCGTGTTCGACGGTGCGCACTGGGACGAGACGGAACGGTCCGGTAAGCACCCCACGATTCAGAAGATCCTGGAGAACCTCCACCCCGAGACGGTGGACGGTGAGCGCCTGATCGGTCGTGACGGCAAGACCCAGCTCTACAACGGACGTACCGGCGAGCCCTACGACAACAGGGTCATGGTCGGCTACATGTACATCTTGAAGCTGGCCCACCTCGTGGACGACAAGATCCACGCCCGCTCGACGGGCCCGTACTCGATGATCACCCAGCAGCCCCTGGGCGGTAAGGCCCAGTTCGGTGGGCAGCGCTTCGGGGAGATGGAGGTGTGGGCCCTCGAGGCCTACGGCGCCGCGTACTGCCTCCAGGAGCTGCTGACGATCAAGTCCGACGATGTTCTCGGCCGGGTCAAGGTCTACGAGGCCATCGTCAAGGGCGACAACATCCCCGAGCCGGGTATCCCCGAGTCCTTCAAGGTGCTCATCAAGGAGATGCAGGCTCTGTGCATCAACGTCGAGGTCCTGTCCGTGGACGGTCAGGAGATCGAGATGCGTGAGCTCGACGAGGACATTTTCCGAACCGCCGAGGAACTCGGTATCGATCTGTCCCGACCCGAGCGTGGGTCGGACGAAGAAGACGCCCGCCGCGCGGCTCAGCGCAGCGGTGTCTGA
- a CDS encoding sigma-70 family RNA polymerase sigma factor, with product MRPDRVGRSARGDDEADLVAAAKAGDRSAFDELVRRTYRDVYTLAHRLSGNVHDASDITQDVYLRAYRSLGRFRGDSRFSTWLYRIAANCGSTHLTRRRRRRAEEIDEDSSPVVDDRPGSDPALRAEASHTLGQIEAAVARLPERLRSVVVLRDVHELPHREVADALGITESAAKVRLHRARRKLTEYLSTDDEEVVRSAGGGEDEARAV from the coding sequence GTGCGGCCTGACCGCGTCGGGCGTTCCGCTCGCGGAGACGACGAGGCCGACCTCGTCGCGGCCGCCAAGGCGGGTGACCGGTCGGCCTTCGACGAACTCGTCAGGAGGACCTACCGCGACGTGTACACCCTCGCCCACCGTCTCAGCGGGAACGTCCACGATGCTTCGGACATCACCCAGGACGTGTACCTGCGGGCTTACCGGAGTCTGGGTCGGTTCCGCGGCGACTCCCGCTTCTCGACGTGGCTCTACAGGATCGCCGCCAACTGCGGATCGACGCACCTGACCCGGCGCCGGCGCCGGCGCGCCGAGGAGATCGACGAGGACAGCTCACCCGTGGTGGACGACCGTCCCGGGTCCGATCCGGCTCTGCGGGCCGAGGCGTCGCACACGTTGGGCCAGATCGAGGCGGCGGTCGCCCGACTGCCCGAACGACTGCGCTCGGTCGTCGTCCTGCGCGACGTCCACGAGTTGCCGCACCGGGAGGTGGCCGATGCGCTGGGCATCACCGAGTCGGCTGCGAAGGTGCGGCTCCACCGCGCGCGGCGCAAGCTGACCGAGTACCTCTCGACCGACGACGAAGAAGTCGTACGGTCCGCCGGAGGCGGCGAGGATGAAGCCCGTGCTGTTTGA
- the secE gene encoding preprotein translocase subunit SecE — MAQRSGEVDADGAPIAQRRQQPNQRQREDRATPAEFMREVRGELRKVAWPSRSEVISYSTIVFVLVVALTLFIAGLDWGFGEAILKLFER; from the coding sequence ATGGCACAGCGCTCTGGCGAGGTCGACGCCGATGGCGCGCCCATCGCGCAGCGCCGCCAACAGCCGAACCAGCGCCAACGTGAAGACCGTGCCACGCCGGCGGAGTTCATGCGCGAGGTGCGCGGGGAACTCCGCAAGGTCGCATGGCCCTCGCGCTCGGAGGTCATCAGCTACTCGACGATCGTGTTCGTGCTCGTCGTGGCGCTGACGCTGTTTATCGCCGGTCTCGACTGGGGCTTCGGCGAAGCCATCCTGAAGCTGTTCGAACGATGA
- the rplL gene encoding 50S ribosomal protein L7/L12, with translation MATKEEILDAIGSMTVLELSELLSEFEEKFGVTAAAPVAAAAAAPAGDAAAAEEEKDNFDVVLTSAGDKKIQVIKEVRGLTSLGLKEAKELVESAPKAVIEGASKEDAEKAKEALEAAGATVELS, from the coding sequence ATGGCGACCAAGGAAGAAATTCTCGACGCGATCGGTTCGATGACCGTTCTCGAGCTGAGCGAACTCCTCTCGGAGTTCGAGGAGAAGTTCGGTGTGACCGCAGCCGCCCCGGTGGCCGCCGCGGCCGCCGCTCCGGCCGGTGACGCCGCCGCAGCCGAAGAGGAGAAGGACAACTTCGACGTCGTTCTCACCTCGGCCGGCGACAAGAAGATCCAGGTCATCAAGGAGGTGCGTGGTCTCACGAGCCTCGGTCTCAAGGAGGCCAAGGAGCTCGTCGAGTCCGCGCCGAAGGCCGTGATCGAAGGGGCGTCCAAGGAGGACGCGGAGAAGGCGAAGGAGGCCCTCGAGGCCGCCGGCGCCACCGTCGAGCTCTCCTGA
- the rplK gene encoding 50S ribosomal protein L11: MAKKKVSAVVKIQIPAGQASPAPPVGTALGPHGVAIMDFCKEYNARTEDQRGQIVPVDITIFEDRSFTFVTKTPPTAFLIRQAAGLEKGSGEVGRVEAGTITDAQVTEIATTKLPDLNTDDIDMAKRQVAGTARSMGVKVV; the protein is encoded by the coding sequence ATGGCAAAGAAGAAGGTCTCCGCCGTCGTGAAGATCCAGATCCCCGCGGGCCAGGCCTCTCCTGCGCCGCCCGTCGGCACCGCTCTGGGCCCCCACGGCGTGGCGATCATGGACTTCTGCAAGGAGTACAACGCCCGCACCGAGGATCAGCGCGGGCAGATCGTGCCTGTGGACATCACGATCTTCGAGGATCGGTCCTTCACCTTTGTGACGAAGACGCCTCCGACGGCGTTCCTCATCCGTCAGGCCGCAGGCCTGGAGAAGGGTTCCGGCGAGGTCGGCCGTGTCGAGGCCGGCACGATCACCGACGCCCAGGTCACCGAGATCGCAACCACGAAGCTCCCCGACCTCAACACCGACGACATCGACATGGCCAAGCGTCAGGTCGCCGGCACCGCCCGTTCCATGGGCGTCAAGGTCGTCTGA
- a CDS encoding N-acetyltransferase family protein — MLIRRADVDDAEAIRAIYNDEVTGGVAVFDIRPRDLDAQRRWIVDRSGAHAVLVAEFDGSVIGFASLSPYRDRPAYNTTVENSVYVHRDHRGGGVGKALLDELLRVAADHGFHTVIARIAGSNAGSVRLHEACGFEHVGIEREVGRKFGRWLDVVEMQHMLGHAPAPPR; from the coding sequence ATGTTGATCCGTAGGGCCGACGTCGACGACGCCGAGGCCATCCGCGCCATCTACAACGACGAGGTGACCGGCGGAGTCGCCGTCTTCGACATCCGCCCCCGGGACCTCGATGCCCAACGACGCTGGATCGTCGATCGTTCCGGCGCCCACGCCGTGCTCGTCGCGGAGTTCGACGGCTCCGTCATCGGCTTCGCCTCGCTGTCGCCCTACAGGGACCGCCCCGCCTACAACACGACGGTGGAGAACTCGGTATACGTCCACCGGGACCACCGTGGCGGCGGCGTCGGCAAGGCGCTGCTCGACGAGCTGCTGCGCGTGGCCGCCGATCACGGCTTCCACACGGTCATCGCGCGCATCGCCGGTTCCAACGCGGGCTCGGTGAGGCTGCACGAGGCATGTGGATTCGAGCACGTCGGGATCGAACGCGAAGTGGGCCGGAAGTTCGGCCGGTGGCTCGACGTCGTCGAGATGCAACACATGCTGGGTCACGCCCCCGCGCCGCCCCGCTGA